In Pleurodeles waltl isolate 20211129_DDA chromosome 5, aPleWal1.hap1.20221129, whole genome shotgun sequence, the DNA window TGAGAACAGATTACTAACTAATAGTTGAGGCATATGCTAACCACCTCGCAAAAGAATCTagccttttctttttcagtttagATGATAGCAGGAGGGGAATCCCTTAGTCACCTcatcacaaatgtaaaaaaaatgaaaagtcaaaATGTAAAAATGGACACATCAGTTTAGAAGATCaagcaatatatatacatatacattttgaaGTAGCGGCCTTGAGAAAAGGCCCACTCCAGACTCTGTGGGCTATGATGGGTTTGAATGCACCTGTGCTTGGCTTGCAATTCCCCACACCCAAACCTGTGGCCTACCAATGGTGCATGCTGCCTGGCAGTCTGTTGAAGTATGTGGCCTAGCTGGAATCAGTGGTGGGATCAAATTAAGGTGCGGCCCATCCACCACAATGCTGGACAAATCACCACATGTAGCCATGAGAGGAGCACCTTCAACAGTTCTGACAAACGTTTGGGCAGTAGAGGCAGAGCACCCTTCTGTCCCCTCAGGAGCAACAAACACTTGTGTATGGCCCAACAATCCTTTCTAATATCTGGTTCCACCCGTAGCTTGAATTAAGAATGAAAGATGAGTTATTCAAAGGGCCACCTGTCACAGAGTCAAGAGAGGACATCCTCAGGCAGCTCCAGCAAAAGGGTAAGATGGTGGAGGCAGGTGGAACAAACAGCAGTGTGGCCTAAAAGGCAACATTAACTCATCCACGCACTTTTGTACCATGGTGGGATGGCAGCACATGTGGCACTGACAGGGAACTCCGCTGTTTATCTCTACGTAAATGTGAGGAAATAATGCTTTTTTCAGTATTGGATGTTTGCAGGGTTTTATGGCTATGATCTTGCAGAGCACACACAATTCATATTTATTTAGGTTGCCCTGGGTCTCTACTTTGGGAGTGTTAGGTTTTCCTGGATGTCACAAATGTGGAGCCAATATCTTAAAACATACCACTTTGTAAATCATGATGACAGACAGGGCATCCAAAATGCTGTGTACCTGGTTGCAGTTTTTGCCTGTTTCTCTGTATTAAAGTATGGTCATTCATATATATGGCCCCATTTTGACAGATGGAAGTGTGGGATAGtaggcgggggtggggggcaaaaaagAGGGAACACTAGGCTACAAAAAACAGCTTATGTATATTCTCCCGATCCCAAAAATAGATTAGCTATTGTAGACCATGGGTCGCAGCCCCTTTTGGTAACAGGATGGGAGGTAGGTTTCCTGATCTACTCCCCAGAGGGGCCCGAAATACAGGTGGAAGTAGGGTCAAGAGTATGAGCGAAAGATATGCCTTTTTACATATGGCAATATATGTAACCAGAAGTTCACTGACATTTTTCATCACCCTTTGGGGAAGATAAAGGGGTAACATTCCAATCTGGTTCTCCGATTAGTTGAAATGCGGATACTGCATAGAAGCCCGCAAGAGGTACACCTTGTACTAGAATACCTGGGTTATTTTTGCAATTCTCAAACAACGATCTCTGGTGTTAAAGGGGCATTTCAGTTCGTACAATAATGCACATCAGAAATACTACCCCCAAATTGTTCCTCATGTTAACTGAAAGTCACATTGTGGCTAGAGGCCAGAGAGAGCCATAACTTGCGCCAGGATGCTGGGGCCCTTCTCCActtctagttttttttatttgacaAAAGGAATACCTTGGATCCCTCAGGAAAGTCAAGTTCTCCCAGGGGTGAAAGACACGGGCTGTGAAGATAATAATCTAATCTAGTCTCTTAGATGATCTGAAATGCAGGTGGTAGGTGGAGGCATACCTTGTGACAGAGTGACTTGCTTCCCtatctttttctgtttttctgattctcaaacAATGATCTCTGGTCTCCACAAGTTTTTTCCAACCCCTGAGGATGGTCAATTGGAGGGTATCAGCTTTGATCTACTGTTGTAGGTGCTGAAATGATATTCAGATGGTAGGTAGAGAccttggggggtcattttgaccctggcggtccgagaccgccagggctaaaaggacggaagcaccgccaacaggctggcggtgcttccagccctattacgaccgcggtggaagcgctgcggtcgcaccgccggggccggcgttttcccgccgttttagccccggcagtgataatccgccagggcagcgctgccctggggattatgacacccctaccgccagcctgtttctggcggtttgcaccgccaggaagaggctggcggtacggggtgtcctggggcccctgggggcccctgcactgcccatgccactggcatgggcagtgcaggggctccctaacagggccccggccagcttttcactgtctgcatagcagacagtgaaaagcgcgacgggtgcaactgcacccgtcgcatggccgcaacaccgccggctccattaggaggtggctcctatgttgcggcctcatccccgctggcccagcggggatgtcgtaatgggggccgcgtgagtgcggccgcattggcggccgcacggcacgctgcccgccaaggtcgtaatgaccccccttatgttcacaCTCCCCCTGcatttttatatttccatttctCAAACATTGAGTGATGGTGTCCAGGGTTCATTTCTTATGTCTGGTGGGTGGCAGACTGAAGGTAATACCCCTGTTCTGCTCCAATGCTTTGGCTAAAATACATATGTTGGCTAGAAGCCATAACGACTCATGTCTTGTGCCAGGAACCCAGGACAAAGATTTGGAGCTTCAATTACTATTATGTTGGGACCTGCAATTAGTTTTGCTCTGGGATCCAcaatggctggcagagaaccaaAAGACCCCACCAAAATGCAATGGGGGTTGCAGTGGTACGCCCACAGCTGCTCCCACtgcacacccctctgccgcagaaaactgcatcgggcccatatttgcaaggtgacgttaagccacgcaaagtggcttaacactgcattgtaaatatggaaaatgatgcagcaccACCGGAGCGTTGCTAAAACTGACACTCTGGCggcgccaggggcttgtaaataagcccctaagtgtttattatttatatttccTATTGACATTTTACCTGCAGAGGAAAGTGCCTAGCTCTTGTTGATTTTCCTTATTTGGTTTGCACTACCTCATGTAAAGCCATTGCCCAGGGCTTGCCTATATTCTTTCCTTTTGCACACTCCTCAACAAGTAGAATAGCAAGGATGCCAGGGCCCTGGCGCAAGCAAGGAAAGTGTTCCCTTTGACCACTGCTGGGGATAATAAAATACAGCAATGATCAGGCTTCAATGGGCCCCGCAGGACTCTGAGCCCTGGTcctactgcatctgctgcaccaatggtagctacggCTGTGCCTTCAACATTCTGCTCACTTCAGGAACTCCGTTCAACCTACTTACGACCTTTTTCAATCTATTTTCATTTCTccctttctcctccatttttcGTGTTCTGTTTTCTCGTCTTTCTCCCCTCCCGTGCCTTCTGTACACCAAATTCCCTCACAATACCTTCTCCTTCCATCACACCGCAATATTCTCATACTTGCTAGTGCCAGTCTAGCTCCCAATCAGATATGCAAAGAGCTAGCACTGGGCACGGTTTATGTCCCACAAGCAATACTAAAATCTCCAGGTAAAtgcatgtaaatctgggaattattTAAATAACCATTTTATAAGCAGTTAGTTGTTCATGTGAAAAACAGTGCTGACGTGATCTTTAAACGGGCTGGCTACCTTGTTACGGAGCTCCCGTGCGGCAGTAGAGAACATCAGCCATGTTGactgtggaaaaaaaatatttgctcAATGGCATTATTTTGATTTTGGAATACCTGTTTGGAATCCTGATCAATATGTTCATTGCAGTTGTGATCAGCCTAGATTGGTTCAGAAGGCAGCATATCACCTCTTGCGATGCCGTTGGCCTCGTCATTGCCGTTTCGAGAATGTTTGTGCTGTCAGGAACTATGGTCTATATTGTGCTCCTAATAGTATACCGTGGACTGTGTGTCGCTGTCTGGGTAGATTTGGTTTTCCTGTTCTTTGGTGTGTTTTTGAGTATCTCTAGCTTTTGGTTCACTGCTTTACTGTACGTCTATTACTGTGTGACCATTGCCAACTTCCGCCACCTGCTCTTTGCCTGCCTCAAGGTGAAGATTCCCCAGCTGATGCCTTGGCTCATCTTGTGGTGCACTGTTGTATCTCTGTTGTATGCCCTCACCTCACCGTGGTTTTATGCAGTGTTCCTCAACAATTCAGCAACCATCTTTTTTGGCAACAACAGCTGGAAAGATTCCACAATAGAAACAGTCCACTGGAAACCTATGCTGTATTACTCGCTTGGATATGCCCCACCATTTCTCATATTTTGCGTTGCGGCTGTCCTCCTGATTGCATCACTGTTCAGACACACCAAGAGAATGCAAGGCAGCGCCAGTGATTTCAGTTGCCCTCGCATGGATGTCCACTACCGTGCAGTGAAGTGTGTGGTGGCGTTCTTCCTTTTGTTTGCGGCATACTGTGCTGCCTGTCTATTTGAAACAATGGGTCTCCTTCTTACTCAGGAGACATGGGATTTTGTTACCCCAGCGATTACACAGTGGTACCCATTTGTGCACTCTGCTCTCCTCATCCGGAGCTATCCCAAACTCAACAAGGCGGCAGGGAAGGTTCTACGACATGCCCGGTGCTGGAAGCAGAGAGCCGTCCCTGAAGAGTAGATGGTGTCTCACAGATAGGAAACGAATCTTATCTTGATAGATGAAATGCGTAACATCAGGATTTGAAATGCCTTCGAATTATGTGACACTAAAGACAACCCTGGGACAATGCCCAAATCAAGGGTCATTGCATCTAACAGTGGACTACGTATGATGGACTGGGCAGAAAATATTTCAAAACGCACAGGGGCCGATTCACAAAAGCAATATATGAGTATGAGAAGTAATATTCCAACACACCTTTAAGAATTGGTCCCAAAATTTCTAAAGTGGGACTTCAATGGAGGTTATTTGGGGAATATTCACATACAATTGGTACAATTAGAAAGGAGTGTATTTTTGTGAACTTTCACTAACAGGGAGTTCTACGTTTCGGATCAGTTTCATAAAGGCTTGTAATAGTACATAAAACTACTTCACGAATACTACTCCCCTGACTCAGAAATccgtttgtgaatcagccccaaagAAAAGTATCACATTCAACTGTTGTCATCAAAATTGTTTGCAATTTGTTAAATGTTGGGACAAGTAGGCAAGATTTCAACATTCCAAGACAGTGACTGTCCTCTGAAAAACATTTAATAACATTGCTTTTCCTTATATACTTCTTTCCCCTATGCTATCTAAAAGTTGAGAACCTGTCCTCCACCTCTTTCTCAAATGTTGATTTAATGATGTGCCTTGATTTCAAAATTACATGTTTTTACTGTATGCGTTAATTTTTTTCTCCTCCTTGCCTGTGTTTTCCGTACAGGAAGATATGCTTTCTGATTTCACCACTAGATGTTTTGTGATTACAGAAAAAGCATACCTTTGAGTTTATGGCAGATGCGCAAGGAGATTTAAGCGTGACTGTGAGCAGGATGAGATGTGAACCCATGTTATTAATGTGATCCCCATCTCCCTGAAACTTGTCACCATAGCACACAAGATATGATATCCTTAAAAATAAGCGAAGGGTCATTCAAGTGCAGCTGTTTCCAGACAATATTATACACTTTGCAAAGCAAGTGAGATCGAATACATTTATTGGATCTTATCCATCTTAGTATGCATAGAGAATGTGTAAAATGCTGCTATTAATTATACAACCAATCTTGATGTGTATATGTTATGGTAATGACAACAAGGACATTTGTTGTTGGAAAAAATTGATGCACTGCTTTCTTAATGACAAGTTCTCTTTATACGTTGACTTTTGTAACTGATTGCAATAAAAGGAAAGTACTTTAATGCAAGTTTGATTGAAATGTTGTATGGCAAACATAACTTGGTCTTTTTCCAAAATACACTTGACAATCACTTGCTACTAACAGCGGTTATTTAACAAAACCGTAACATTGAGGCTGATGGGGTTCCATTTTATAGAGAGCTGTCCTATTAAATGAAAAAGACAGAGATGAAAAGATtatcaataaaagaaaaacatgaaatgtaatTGGACAGGGTGATGCTGCAAAATCGCAGCGAGTGTGTTGGTCAGGAGGAGAACCCTCTTAATTTCCTCACAGGCAACTGTCTCTTCCCATAATAAGTGTACAAATTACTTACTGTCTATTAATATTATGCAGGTAAAGGCCGTATTCAAACACACCTACCAGAGTAGCTTTCCCGGGGACAGTCTGAACAGAAGTTTATACATGTGTACGTATCACATAAGATCGAAAATAACAAGCGAATTCTACTCAATACTGGcagtgcagtgcaccaaacacgcAGTTCAGCTGCACAATGTAACATATGATGCCAATCCGGCCAATATCTTAAATTCCGCTGGAAGAGGAAACTAGCCTTTCTCAGTTTTGTCAGTGACTACTGGGCTCTGTCTGAAAACAATAATTTGGCTGTTTAGGAAATCTAAGTATAGGCAGTCCCACCCACAGATCAACAAAGGAGCTAGAAGATGGAGACAAACCAGGCTGGCATTTAGTTAGTGGATGAAAGAGTAGTAGAGAAAGTGGAGCCATGGTGGCAACAACCAGATGGCTTAGCCCCGAGGCTTGGCAGATGCTCGGAGAACTAAGAACGGCAATTCCCACTAGTGAAAGGGTAAGGATATTGAACAAATTAAAGTTTTGGCCCTTATAATAAATGCCTCTTGGCAGCATAAATAGCTGTTCCCTTACCACCCGAACCTACACAGAGCTTCTGTGCAATCTCTGAGGAGCCACACTCCCCATACCAAAATGTCAAAACCAGATGAAAAATAAGTATCGGGCAAGAGATATATAAGGGGATATAAAAGGTGTATTTTGAATCTGGGTAGTCACATTGGCTGGTTTAATTCCACTGCCTCTCTTTACCTACTGaaggaaaaaacaatttaaaaaaagggtttGGAAAAGAGATGCAGAAAGATATCAAGACATCAGTAGAAGGAGGGCACAGGCACATGAGCAATCTTATTCAGTGATTCATTTCTGCTGCGCAGGGAAGGGACGAGGTGGAAGCTGTGCTCAGGACTACTAGAGAGACGTACTGGTGATGATGCCCCTTGCCATGCAGCCCAGCTAGGGCTTGTTGTGGATGACTTGAGGGGCTTTGCATTCTTCCCGAAGTTGTTCAGGCAGGGGCAGAAGCTGGGGTAGAGCTTTTCAGTGAAGGTGCATGTGAAGGTGTAAATGAGCATCATGTTGTCGCCGCTGTAGATGGGCACCTTCCCTCCCTCAAAGTCCAGATAGTCCCCATTATGTTGCGGTTTGACACTCATGGTGAGGAGTCTGTTCGGTGAATTCAGGGCCTTGAACGCGTAACCGTTTCGCAGCCACAAAATCCAGAAGCCGGTCTCTGGTGACAGGGTGATCCCTCCTTTGCAGGCGATAGACTCTCGAGTCACACATGGATGTCAATTACACCAAAACGAcagaggtagcggaagtgacatcacatgccctttgacctccacattTAAAACCTTGGttcacttacctcagctgccatggaagggaataatccagctaattgtactccattttttttacactaatggtgaataatatattattattcactgttagcgtgataaaaaattgacagaaaacaaagagagtggagccacaactagctaacatccataaggacgagctgccactgagttcctggcactgaattagcCTCTTCTGGAACCAGGGTCACAAAGGCAGGGTCAGGGGTAGCAATAGGCAAACCAGTGGTTGCAGCTGCAACCCATGGTGACCTCTAAATGATTTCCATAGGGCCACACCCAGGTTCCATTTGGTCGTGTtgcccacctccacctcccagcagtGGCGGCAGGGGGTGAAGTCTTTAGGGCTGAGGATGCCACAGCAGTAGTCAAATCGCTTGTGGTTTTCTTGAAGTTGCTGTTTGGTGTCACTGTACCGCATTGTATGCATGTGAAACCATCAGAGACAATGAGGTAGGATGAGCTGTGCAAGGGTCCAGATGCACTGTGGAGAGATTGAGATCTCCTGCAGGAACTCCTCTGGCTTCACCCCACCATCCTGCTGTTGCCACACCTGCTGCTGGGGCTTGTTGTGGAAGTTGTTCATGGCAGCAGCATGGTTGTTGTGCACCAGGCCGTGGGAGGAGCACAGAGGGGGGGCCCTGGGAGGAAATGGAGGGTGGCATCTGTGTCTAGCAGAATGCCATCACACACCGTGGGGGGGGCGCATGAGGCATGCTTAGATGTTATTCCTCCGATATTATTTCTGTAGTGTGAAGACAgaacctttaggcccatatttatgaaaagtttgcgctgcctttgcgccattttttttatgcaaaagcggtgcaaacccaCCGCCACATTTCTATTATGACATTAGGCCCATCAAGCATCAAAAtatctgaattagtgtcattttttgggggcgccaacccaccttgggtcactttgcgacaatgatatgcatggtaggtgttcccttcccaaaaataatgctagccctctagcgccatatttactgccCAACTCTAAAAGGACACAAAGAATGGAATAGGTCTAAAAAAATGACCAAAGCCCATCAAATTTTATCGCCTGGtcaaaccaggcattaaaatgaggcccaaacACCATACTTAGGGAACACACACAGGAGGAGCATTGGTatcctcctggacaacatggaactgttaatgctccagcttggcacatgccacaGATGACAGCAACGACAACAGGTCCctcaagcaccactgcagcaaccccaaacaccaccacagcagccacaaaggcagtgcagaaggcggaAGAGGATATTCccacagcgcacaaccatccttgcgctcagggaacaagaggtcatcagaacctaccgtctgaatccgttgtacgcctgctgcaccgcaTAGCACCAGACatgactgcaagggtggaaactccaacaaatattccacccatgaccCAACTCCTCGTTGTTCTCCATATTCTGACGTCAGGATAATTCCAAACAAAggttgcacaagtggctggtatctcccagccatccttctcagctttcctaccaaaggttctggatgcaatcatctgcctcacaccccaccacatctgcttccccatcaaccaccaactacaaagggagaccaagcaaggtttctacctaattgctgggttcccgtaTGTGCTGGGTGGAATGGACTGCACCCTTGACCAACTTGTGTCACCTGCTAAAACTGAACACtgctacaggaaccacaaacacacccattctataaatgtgcaggccattgtggaccacgtGGACTCCTCactaacatcctagccaaatatcctggcagcgtccatgatgcctatatattccggcattccaccatcaacgagctgttccaggatgggcaatatggcaatggcctacttgaaGGTAAGCCACCATATtaactgtcacagtgtcctttccccgggatctgcacgttgctgaacaaaaggcccacctcccggcgtcaccaactcagaaagctattatagcacagagttatgatgaagccaggcaggggtGAGGGAATTAGGGTAGGAAACTGCAGGGAGAGTGATCTGAAAAGAAAGGGTTAGAGCAAAtctgcatatactcattcatagccgtataactcatcaatagactcttgactaaaggtgtctccatgatatcagattgagaccccttttga includes these proteins:
- the LOC138297096 gene encoding taste receptor type 2 member 40-like is translated as MLTVEKKYLLNGIILILEYLFGILINMFIAVVISLDWFRRQHITSCDAVGLVIAVSRMFVLSGTMVYIVLLIVYRGLCVAVWVDLVFLFFGVFLSISSFWFTALLYVYYCVTIANFRHLLFACLKVKIPQLMPWLILWCTVVSLLYALTSPWFYAVFLNNSATIFFGNNSWKDSTIETVHWKPMLYYSLGYAPPFLIFCVAAVLLIASLFRHTKRMQGSASDFSCPRMDVHYRAVKCVVAFFLLFAAYCAACLFETMGLLLTQETWDFVTPAITQWYPFVHSALLIRSYPKLNKAAGKVLRHARCWKQRAVPEE